Proteins from a single region of Chryseobacterium sp. T16E-39:
- a CDS encoding RNA polymerase sigma factor, producing the protein MISREKEFAQLIKDNQGLIIKVSRLYTNSLEDEEDLFQEIVLQLWRSYDSFKGNSKISTWMYRVALNTAITLFRKKSKSLPMNELDINHKDFIEDDDEKQQQISLLYTVIKTLPNVERAIVMMYLDDLPYKDIAENLGITEVNARVKMNRLKKTLKEQMEKYA; encoded by the coding sequence GTGATTTCCAGAGAAAAAGAATTTGCGCAACTTATAAAAGATAATCAGGGATTGATTATCAAGGTATCGCGTCTTTATACCAACTCTCTGGAAGATGAAGAGGATCTCTTCCAGGAAATCGTTTTACAGCTTTGGAGAAGCTACGACTCTTTTAAGGGAAACTCTAAAATTTCGACATGGATGTATCGTGTAGCCCTTAATACAGCCATTACCCTTTTCAGAAAGAAAAGCAAAAGCCTTCCTATGAATGAGCTGGACATCAATCATAAAGATTTCATTGAAGATGATGATGAAAAACAGCAACAAATCTCTCTTTTATATACCGTGATCAAAACTTTACCTAATGTAGAGAGAGCTATCGTAATGATGTATTTAGATGATTTGCCTTATAAGGATATCGCAGAAAACCTCGGAATAACTGAAGTAAATGCACGTGTGAAGATGAACAGATTAAAGAAAACCCTTAAAGAACAGATGGAAAAATATGCCTGA
- a CDS encoding DUF1573 domain-containing protein, translated as MKKLIAGIALFGTFAIASAQTITFDKTTFDYGTIKPSSDGTRFFTVTNTGDKPLVISNVKPSCGCTTPEFSTDPVMPGKSAKIKVGYNTALNGPFNKMIEVFSNDPSNSRSVIYIKGNVDANAAEVAVAPAKVETPVDAKAAKKAAKAAKKATAAK; from the coding sequence ATGAAAAAATTAATTGCAGGAATTGCACTATTTGGAACATTTGCTATCGCATCAGCACAGACTATTACTTTTGATAAAACTACTTTCGACTATGGTACTATTAAGCCAAGTTCTGATGGTACTAGATTTTTTACAGTAACAAACACTGGTGATAAGCCTTTGGTTATTTCTAATGTAAAGCCTTCTTGCGGATGTACAACTCCTGAATTTAGCACAGATCCTGTTATGCCTGGAAAATCTGCTAAAATCAAAGTAGGATATAACACTGCTCTTAACGGGCCTTTCAATAAAATGATTGAAGTATTCTCTAACGACCCTTCAAACAGCAGAAGCGTAATTTACATCAAAGGAAATGTAGATGCAAATGCTGCTGAAGTTGCTGTTGCTCCGGCTAAAGTTGAAACTCCGGTAGATGCTAAGGCTGCTAAAAAAGCTGCTAAAGCTGCTAAAAAAGCAACTGCTGCAAAATAA
- a CDS encoding valine--tRNA ligase, translated as MQISEKYNPQETEQKWYNYWLENKFFHSEPNEKPPYTIVIPPPNVTGILHMGHMLNNTIQDVLVRRARMQGFNACWVPGTDHASIATEAKVVAKLKSEGINKSDITREEFLKHAWEWTDKYGGTILDQLKKLGCSCDWDRTRFTLEDKLSAQVIKSFVDLYNKGLIYRGYRMVNWDPEAKTNISDEEVIFKEQNGKLYFLKYKIEGSEEFLSVATTRPETIFGDTAVCINPNDERYAHLKGKNVIVPIVNRVVPIIEDEYVDIEFGTGALKITPAHDTNDYEIGQKHQLKMIDALDDDGNLNEYGLHYAGKNRFEVRKQIAKELQEKDLLLKAEDYVNKVGTSERTGAVIEPKVSVQWFLKMSELAPSALNVVMDDEIKFYPEKFKNTYKHWMENIRDWNISRQLWWGQQIPAYYYGSGDEDFVVAETKEEALELAKQKTRNQNLTAEGLTQDQDALDTWFSSWLWPMSVFDGLLDPENKDIQYYYPTSDLVTGPDIIFFWVARMIMAGLEYKKTVPFKNVYFTGIVRDKQRRKMSKSLGNSPDPLELIDKYGADGVRVGILLSAAAGNDLLFDEDLMLQGRNFMTKIWSAFRLINMWNHEDKPANATEIQTIEWFESKLNKAIVEIDDQFEKFRISDALHLIYKLVWDDFCSWYLEAIKPNYGEGISKEVYEKTIYFFEELMKLLHPFMPFLTEELWQTISERSIEEALIISQQKKAGAFDETVIKNFERAQELISGVRNYRQTKGISPKEAAEIYTNASEFANEAVVKKLANVSEIHFGEKTDKPSFTFLVEATEVSIPLSENLDLGEEKTKTEEEVKYLKGFLISVEKKLSNEKFVANAKAEVVDAERKKQKDAQDKIAILEEKLKSL; from the coding sequence ATGCAGATTTCAGAAAAGTATAATCCACAGGAAACAGAACAAAAATGGTACAACTACTGGTTGGAGAATAAATTTTTCCACTCAGAACCCAATGAAAAGCCGCCTTATACGATAGTAATTCCTCCGCCAAACGTTACGGGGATCTTACATATGGGGCATATGCTAAACAACACCATTCAGGATGTTCTGGTCCGCCGTGCAAGGATGCAGGGCTTTAATGCCTGCTGGGTTCCGGGAACAGACCACGCTTCAATCGCTACAGAAGCTAAAGTCGTTGCTAAATTGAAATCTGAAGGGATCAATAAATCAGATATTACCCGCGAAGAGTTTTTAAAACATGCCTGGGAATGGACTGACAAATACGGAGGAACCATTCTTGACCAGCTAAAAAAACTAGGATGTTCATGCGATTGGGACAGAACTAGATTTACTTTGGAAGACAAATTGTCTGCACAGGTAATCAAAAGTTTTGTTGATCTGTACAATAAAGGTCTGATCTACAGAGGATATAGAATGGTCAACTGGGATCCTGAGGCAAAGACGAATATTTCTGATGAAGAGGTCATCTTTAAAGAACAAAATGGGAAACTTTATTTCCTGAAATATAAAATAGAAGGCTCAGAAGAATTTCTTTCTGTAGCGACTACGCGTCCTGAAACGATTTTTGGGGACACTGCCGTTTGTATCAATCCCAATGATGAAAGATATGCACATCTGAAAGGTAAAAATGTAATTGTACCTATCGTTAATCGTGTTGTACCTATCATTGAAGATGAATATGTGGATATTGAATTTGGTACAGGAGCATTGAAGATCACTCCGGCTCATGATACCAATGACTATGAAATAGGGCAGAAACATCAGTTGAAAATGATTGATGCTTTAGATGATGATGGAAATCTGAATGAATACGGATTGCATTATGCAGGAAAGAACAGATTTGAAGTTAGAAAACAAATAGCTAAAGAATTACAGGAAAAGGATCTTCTTCTAAAAGCTGAAGATTATGTAAATAAAGTGGGGACTTCGGAAAGAACAGGTGCCGTAATTGAACCTAAGGTTTCAGTTCAGTGGTTCCTGAAAATGTCTGAGCTTGCTCCATCTGCTTTGAATGTGGTAATGGATGATGAGATCAAATTCTATCCTGAAAAGTTTAAAAATACCTATAAGCACTGGATGGAAAACATCCGTGACTGGAATATTTCACGTCAGCTGTGGTGGGGTCAGCAGATCCCTGCTTATTATTATGGGAGTGGAGATGAAGACTTTGTTGTAGCCGAAACCAAAGAAGAAGCTTTGGAATTAGCAAAACAAAAGACAAGAAATCAGAATCTCACGGCAGAGGGTTTAACACAGGATCAGGATGCTTTGGATACATGGTTCTCATCTTGGTTATGGCCAATGTCCGTATTTGATGGATTACTTGATCCTGAAAATAAAGATATCCAGTATTACTATCCTACCTCTGATTTAGTTACAGGTCCGGATATTATTTTCTTCTGGGTAGCCAGAATGATCATGGCCGGATTAGAGTATAAAAAGACGGTTCCTTTTAAAAATGTTTACTTTACAGGTATTGTAAGAGATAAGCAAAGAAGGAAAATGTCTAAATCTTTAGGAAACTCACCGGATCCTTTGGAATTAATTGATAAATATGGAGCTGATGGTGTTCGTGTTGGAATTTTGTTAAGTGCGGCAGCAGGTAACGATCTTCTTTTTGATGAGGATCTGATGCTTCAGGGAAGGAATTTCATGACGAAAATCTGGAGTGCTTTCCGATTGATCAATATGTGGAATCATGAGGATAAACCAGCCAATGCAACTGAAATACAGACGATAGAATGGTTTGAAAGCAAGCTGAATAAAGCTATTGTTGAAATTGACGATCAGTTTGAAAAGTTCAGGATTTCTGATGCTTTACATTTAATTTATAAACTAGTTTGGGATGACTTCTGCTCTTGGTATTTAGAGGCGATCAAACCAAATTATGGTGAAGGGATCTCTAAAGAAGTTTATGAGAAAACCATTTATTTCTTCGAAGAATTAATGAAATTGCTTCATCCGTTTATGCCGTTCTTGACAGAGGAATTATGGCAAACTATTTCTGAAAGAAGTATAGAAGAAGCATTAATTATTTCTCAGCAGAAAAAAGCAGGAGCATTTGATGAGACGGTTATCAAAAACTTTGAAAGAGCTCAGGAGCTGATTTCAGGAGTTAGAAACTACCGTCAGACAAAAGGTATTTCGCCAAAAGAAGCGGCAGAAATTTATACCAATGCTTCTGAATTTGCTAATGAAGCTGTTGTAAAAAAACTGGCCAATGTTTCAGAAATTCATTTTGGAGAGAAAACAGATAAGCCAAGTTTTACATTCCTTGTTGAGGCTACAGAAGTTTCTATTCCACTAAGTGAAAATCTTGATCTTGGAGAAGAGAAAACAAAAACGGAAGAAGAAGTAAAATACCTGAAAGGCTTTTTAATTTCTGTAGAAAAGAAACTTTCCAATGAAAAGTTCGTTGCCAATGCTAAAGCTGAAGTTGTAGATGCAGAACGTAAGAAACAGAAAGATGCTCAGGATAAGATTGCTATTTTAGAAGAGAAACTGAAAAGTTTGTAA
- a CDS encoding beta-carotene 15,15'-monooxygenase: MPDFDLDSFKKTWQEQPVQQKYDNSEILKMLNRKSRNYVKYIFWISVFEFLLFSVMGLFYFFKGEETNGFLNVLEKLGARKTPEVENNFDTIYLILKILSLLVTAYFVYKFYQNYRKIRIEENLKGLITRIIKFKKTVNAFILISIVLLVAFTSIFTVFIFFALNSQNIEPANSAITIFIIGTILSTGLCVLLIWLYYRLVYGIIMRKLDKNLAQLRDIDSQEN, translated from the coding sequence ATGCCTGATTTTGATTTAGACAGCTTTAAGAAAACATGGCAAGAGCAGCCTGTTCAGCAAAAATACGACAATAGTGAAATTCTTAAAATGCTAAATAGAAAGTCACGTAATTACGTGAAATATATTTTCTGGATCAGCGTTTTTGAATTTTTACTTTTCTCTGTAATGGGGTTATTTTACTTCTTTAAAGGAGAAGAAACCAATGGATTTCTTAATGTTTTAGAAAAACTGGGAGCACGCAAAACTCCCGAAGTAGAAAACAATTTCGACACTATTTATCTAATACTCAAAATATTAAGTTTACTCGTAACCGCTTATTTCGTATATAAGTTTTATCAAAATTACCGTAAAATAAGAATTGAGGAAAATCTTAAAGGCCTCATTACCAGAATTATTAAATTCAAGAAAACAGTGAATGCCTTTATTTTAATAAGCATTGTTTTATTGGTAGCCTTTACATCTATTTTTACCGTGTTCATTTTCTTTGCTTTAAACTCTCAAAATATTGAACCTGCAAATTCAGCAATTACTATTTTTATCATAGGAACCATACTGAGTACCGGATTATGCGTTCTGCTTATCTGGTTGTATTACAGACTGGTGTATGGGATTATCATGAGAAAGCTTGATAAAAATCTTGCTCAGTTAAGAGATATTGACTCTCAGGAAAATTAA
- a CDS encoding polyphosphate kinase 2 family protein translates to MDTNFSDDFEVKGKFSIKKTSTEYQGSLTKQEGQALLAVEKEKLRNLQEKLYADGSKSLLVILQAMDAAGKDSLIEHVFGGVNPQGCNVTSFKTPSSKEYSHDFLWRHYLALPQKGMIGIFNRSHYESVLVCKVHPEYNLSEKTWGSVKDFDNKFWENRYESIRNFEKHLSQNGTTIIKIFLNVSKKEQKQRLLDRINEPEKNWKFSSADLPERALFDQYMVAYETAINETSKDHAPWYVLPADNKWFARVAAIQIIIDTLEKMDLKYPQLAEKDLKALEESKKTLEKEKE, encoded by the coding sequence ATGGACACCAACTTCTCGGATGATTTTGAAGTAAAAGGAAAGTTTTCGATCAAAAAAACCTCAACGGAATATCAAGGCTCGCTTACAAAGCAGGAAGGACAGGCGTTATTGGCCGTAGAAAAAGAAAAGCTACGTAATCTTCAGGAGAAACTGTATGCTGATGGCAGTAAATCTCTTCTCGTTATTTTACAGGCAATGGATGCAGCTGGAAAAGACAGCCTTATTGAACATGTATTCGGTGGGGTAAATCCACAGGGGTGTAACGTAACCAGCTTTAAAACACCAAGTTCAAAAGAATATTCACATGATTTTTTATGGCGACATTACCTTGCCCTGCCCCAAAAGGGAATGATCGGTATTTTCAACCGCTCCCATTATGAAAGTGTTCTGGTATGTAAAGTGCATCCGGAATATAATCTAAGTGAAAAAACATGGGGCTCAGTGAAGGATTTTGACAATAAATTCTGGGAAAACCGATATGAGAGCATCAGAAATTTTGAAAAACATTTATCTCAAAATGGCACAACAATCATTAAAATATTTTTAAATGTTTCAAAAAAGGAACAGAAACAAAGACTTTTGGATAGAATAAACGAGCCGGAAAAAAACTGGAAGTTCTCCTCGGCTGATCTCCCTGAAAGAGCTTTATTTGACCAATACATGGTAGCTTACGAGACCGCGATCAATGAAACATCAAAAGATCATGCTCCCTGGTATGTACTTCCGGCGGATAATAAGTGGTTTGCAAGAGTAGCAGCCATTCAAATTATTATTGATACTCTTGAAAAAATGGATCTCAAATATCCCCAACTGGCCGAAAAAGATCTAAAAGCTTTGGAAGAATCAAAAAAGACCTTAGAGAAAGAGAAGGAATAA